A window from Podospora bellae-mahoneyi strain CBS 112042 chromosome 1 map unlocalized CBS112042p_1, whole genome shotgun sequence encodes these proteins:
- a CDS encoding uncharacterized protein (EggNog:ENOG503PE0B): MSVMSKPGRARDSTMAVGLDKLERLEKRFRLFSTSKKKTTSRTPEHESEPSSVEPWSANGGDTSQTFPSPSFIRPTSQRMMARDEVVLSPRQSRRAQSLPDAPSTPRMNSLVSISISPRPSNHSAKSPRVPQRTSSLSPRSSRTSSSLAELLDFSFDGAGALGLGDNDTMERRSRSNSKVNPRSTSPSVSPKAPINRKRCPSEQEGSPSLSFGPAPIPTPPCSPPASPPVSPSLVPRPLAAAYRAKLGLIEPLERSRSVHVFGEQASGQLEKEPRKTSSLSTLRQTKPMAKSNTILKEPSLDDFMALSDDEILDGFPVPPQPNRPGPNPSSRNPPSFPLPPDPPVSPTPRRPSATYPLLTLSPPLASRPATAAAFEAARIAAKYNFDLVYVVNLWPNDMGLSRPSSRRSPYPPSPPQTPISGSTPSVRRTPSRRITGRLLAAYGLSSIKYPFRISAPVHEKVLQTEDWLEYRSDELKQDEHARGYMCSFHTCYHPSKQESLGAPSTKKPNRGIVFAAYRNTPTDNNQAQLELLREDAETLVDLLIDIHSTQRERKPSAARRYAAQETGPLPSPPVNPISMNAL, translated from the exons ATGTCCGTCATGAGCAA ACCTGGTCGAGCCCGAGACAGCACAATGGCCGTCGGTCTCGATAAGCTTGAGAGGCTTGAGAAGAGGTTCCGGCTCTTCTCAACGTCGAAAAAGAAGACTACCTCTAGAACACCCGAGCATGAGAGCGAGCCATCTTCGGTTGAGCCTTGGTCAGCAAATGGAGGAGACACTTCGCAGACCTTCCCTTCGCCATCTTTCATCCGGCCGACTTCACAACGAATGATGGCCAGAGATGAGGTCGTATTGAGTCCAAGACAATCTCGACGCGCGCAGAGTCTCCCAGATGCCCCAAGCACACCTCGTATGAACTCACTGGTATCTATCAGTATCAGTCCTCGGCCATCCAACCACTCAGCGAAGAGCCCTCGCGTTCCACAAAGAACCTCGTCTCTCAGCCCTAGGAGTAGCCGCACCAGTTCTTCCTTGGCTGAACTACTCGACTTCAGCTTCGATGGAGCTGGCGCGCTGGGCCTGGGTGATAACGATACAATGGAGCGTCGGTCGAGATCCAATTCCAAGGTTAATCCACGTTCGACTTCTCCCTCTGTCTCGCCCAAGGCGCCGATCAATCGAAAGCGGTGCCCTTCGGAACAAGAAGGATCTCCGTCGTTATCATTTGGCCCTGCGCCGATTCCTACACCTCCATGCTCtcccccagcttctcctccggTATCTCCCAGTCTCGTTCCACGGcctcttgctgctgcctaTCGGGCCAAACTTGGCCTGATCGAACCGCTCGAGCGATCACGGAGTGTCCATGTCTTTGGGGAGCAAGCCTCCGGCCAACTTGAAAAGGAGCCGCGCAAGACGAGCAGTCTTTCGACCCTCCGACAGACCAAACCGATGGCAAAGAGCAACACGATCCTGAAGGAACCAAGCCTGGACGACTTCATGGCGCTTAGCGACGATGAGATCCTCGATGGGTTTCCGGTGCCGCCTCAACCAAACCGGCCTGGCCCAAACCCATCGAGTCGGAATCCGCCCAGCTTCCCATTGCCACCCGATCCCCCAGTCTCGCCTACTCCTCGCCGACCCTCTGCCACATATCCTCTTCTGAcactctcccctcctcttgcGAGCAGGCCAGCAACGGCCGCCGCGTTTGAAGCTGCGAGAATTGCGGCCAAATACAACTTTGATCTCGTGTATGTGGTCAATCTTTGGCCTAATGACATGGGCCTTTCTCGACCATCCTCTAGACGGTCGCCATAcccgccctcgcctcctcagaCGCCGATCTCTGGATCGACACCCTCTGTCCGTAGGACACCCAGCAGGAGAATAACCGGCCGTCTTCTCGCAGCTTACGGTTTGAGTTCGATCAAATATCCATTCCGCATCTCCGCGCCTGTTCATGAAAAGGTCCTACAGACCGAAGACTGGCTAGAGTATAGAAGCGACGAGTTGAAGCAGGATGAACACGCCCGTGGATATATGTGTTCGTTCCACACCTGCTACCATCCCTCCAAGCAGGAATCTCTGGGCGCCCCATCGACCAAAAAGCCAAATAGAGGCATCGTCTTTGCTGCATACCGGAACACTCCTACGGACAACAACCAGGCGCAACTCGAACTGCTGAGAGAGGACGCCGAAACTCTGGTGGACTTACTGATCGACATCCACTCGACCCAGCGCGAGAGAAAGCCTTCTGCTGCCAGGAGGTATGCCGCGCAGGAGACTGGCCCTTTGCCCAGTCCTCCAGTTAACCCAATTTCAATGAATGCTCTTTGA